Proteins co-encoded in one Papaver somniferum cultivar HN1 chromosome 5, ASM357369v1, whole genome shotgun sequence genomic window:
- the LOC113280195 gene encoding wall-associated receptor kinase 5-like gives MFLQLLLLLQFSRLTLIASLTSPLIQVKPGCQANCGDVAVTYPFGIGPNENGCSFTGDGSSFYNITCDTSYHSPKPFLWLGTNQSSSKPNMVELISISETEEVRIKLLPSTICYEYKTGKITFDEFLGFMDLQKTPFTVSSTKNKLFGIGCDSAAIFIDVDANFNATCSTTCKTKKNIVDGMCSGNGCCQVRLSKGIKRIAIGSTSMNPLSESISFSPCSSGFICESDNYTFKATDLDGKNFRTKGRDVPVVLDWAIGGDKTCEEAEKDLSTFACQNNSNCRNSDKVPGYICTCSTGFVGNPYLSPGCQDVNECDQDKNPCEGICTNTLGSYTCTKAGFPILKVSLGVGFGFLFIIGVTLMIYFVKRRNKKSKRFPRSGGSLLKQKISSCLEPTKIFTAKELELATNNYSDKLILGRGGFGTVYKGTLPDGRAVAIKKSKIIDDTQIEQFINEIVILTQVNHRNVVKVLGCCLEEDAVPLLVYEYVSNGTLFQHIHNKEDGEPSIFLSWQVRLRISTESAGALAYLHSAASIPIIHRDIKSANILLDGNYTAKIADFGASRLNPLDQTQIDTLVQGTMGYLDPEYFSTNLLTNKSDVYSFGVVLLELLTGEKPISYMRPQEQRSLAAYFINAMERGELFQIIEPQIANEGKRKQLVAFAELARRCVYLKGEERPTMKEVSVELESLSKIETQRSHGQKSNVYSDEGTDLYSVPI, from the exons ATGTTTCTACAACTCttattgttgttgcagttctcaAGGCTAACCCTTATCGCATCATTAACGTCTCCATTGATCCAGGTGAAGCCTGGTTGCCAAGCCAATTGTGGTGACGTTGCAGTAACATACCCATTTGGTATAGGTCCAAACGAGAATGGGTGTTCCTTCACCGGAGATGGTTCATCGTTTTACAACATCACATGTGATACATCTTATCACTCTCCAAAACCATTTTTATGGCTTGGAACAAACCAATCTTCAAGTAAACCTAATATGGTTGAACTGATAAGTATATCAGAAACCGAAGAAGTACGTATAAAACTCCTACCATCTACAATCTGTTATGAGTATAAAACTGGTAAAAttacatttgatgaatttttagGTTTTATGGATTTGCAAAAAACACCATTTACAGTTTCATCAACCAAGAACAAATTATTCGGGATCGGTTGTGATTCCGCCGCAATTTTTATTGACGTAGATGCTAACTTTAATGCAACATGCTCGACAACAtgtaaaactaagaaaaatatagTTGATGGGATGTGTTCCGGAAATGGGTGTTGCCAAGTAAGATTATCTAAAGGGATAAAGAGAATTGCAATCGGAAGTACTTCTATGAACCCACTTTCAGAGAGTATCTCATTTAGTCCTTGTAGTTCTGGATTCATATGCGAGTCTGATAACTACACATTTAAAGCTACGGATTTAGATGGTAAAAATTTCCGTACCAAAGGGAGAGATGTACCGGTGGTTCTTGATTGGGCTATTGGTGGTGATAAGACGTGTGAGGAAGCTGAAAAAGATCTGTCTACGTTTGCATGCCAAAATAATAGTAATTGCCGCAATTCAGATAAAGTTCCTGGATATATTTGCACTTGTAGCACAGGTTTTGTGGGGAACCCTTATTTAAGCCCTGGATGCCAAG ATGTGAATGAGTGTGATCAAGACAAGAACCCTTGTGAAGGAATCTGCACAAATACATTGGGAAGTTACACTTGCACTAAGGCCGGTTTTCCGATACTAAAAGTCTCTCTTG GAGTTGGATTTGGTTTCTTATTTATTATTGGTGTTACTTTGATGATATACTTcgtaaaaagaagaaacaaaaaatcaaaaagatttcCACGAAGTGGCGGTTCATTGTTAAAACAAAAAATATCGTCCTGTTTGGAGCCTACAAAGATATTTACCGCCAAAGAGTTGGAATTAGCAACCAACAATTATAGTGATAAACTAATTCTCGGACGGGGAGGTTTCGGGACAGTTTACAAGGGAACTTTACCAGATGGACGCGCAGTCGCCATTAAGAAGTCGAAGATAATCGATGATACTCAAATTGAACAATTCATCAACGAGATTGTGATTTTAACTCAGGTTAACCATCGAAACGTGGTGAAGGTCTTAGGATGTTGTTTAGAAGAAGATGCTGTTCCATTGCTTGTTTATGAATACGTTTCCAACGGAACCCTCTTCCAGCATATCCATAACAAGGAAGATGGGGAACCATCTATATTTCTTTCTTGGCAAGTTCGTTTGAGAATATCAACCGAAAGTGCAGGGGCACTTGCATATTTGCATTCAGCAGCTTCTATACCCATCATCCACAGAGATATCAAATCTGCCAACATACTGTTAGATGGAAATTACACTGCAAAAATAGCTGATTTCGGAGCATCAAGGTTGAACCCATTGGATCAAACCCAAATAGATACACTAGTTCAGGGGACAATGGGGTATTTGGATCCAGAATACTTCAGTACCAACCTACTAACGAATAAGAGTGATGTTTATAGTTTTGGTGTAGTTCTTCTTGAACTCTTAACTGGAGAAAAACCCATCTCTTATATGAGACCTCAAGAACAACGAAGTCTTGCTGCGTATTTTATTAATGCAATGGAAAGAGGTGAGTTGTTCCAAATTATTGAACCTCAAATAGCAAATGAAGGTAAACGCAAACAGCTCGTTGCATTCGCGGAGCTTGCAAGGAGATGTGTTTACTTGAAGGGTGAAGAAAGACCTACAATGAAAGAAGTTTCTGTAGAGCTAGAAAGTCTGAGTAAAATAGAGACACAACGGAGCCATGGACAGAAGTCCAACGTATATAGCGATGAGGGAACAGATCTCTATTCAGTACCAATTTAA
- the LOC113283805 gene encoding serine/threonine-protein kinase haspin homolog: MARKMNAIGVIHILSSSDEEGDDYGDDSSPVILLSKSIKYAMEDENQKKNTVMGRDDDCLILDLNPFEDIHKLSIKEEEEAMKDDSLKQEEYLTAQFGQRIQYAETKSECVKKEDDILGEKKKNQDENADRNRKVENMPEAGSRANGARATAQNNGGSTKKNVIFKKENACFQEVHSFELLEESPTPKHLGTGEMSATLSGYLARPKVNTRLGKWLVAKNLNFSSGSCSTSSDIFKTPMTSLECVNGESPKISVEETQDKVARKLSLDILPLLTSSSGIDKDPEKSNAGVLTMFDEGCKEIQKSVERLSLAQRLSFLDDNHQNPFTLLLRACKQSAPSTLLDLFSQYCDPGSIEKIGEGTFGEAFRAGGRVCKVVPIDGDLVNGFVQKKSIELLEEVLLSWALNSLKGQEADLDNTCTTFIETVDVRVCQGVYDASLIKAREDWVVRHNLENDHPNEFSGEQCYVVFVLAYGGEDLESFVLSNFHEVQSLLVQVAAALAVAEAAYEFEHRDLHWGNILLTRRGVETVKFVLEGRQMRARTFGLSISIIDFTLSRINTGEAIHYLDLSNDPELFKGPRGCKQSETYRKMREVTEECWEGSFPKTNVLWLQYLVDILLQKKSFGQTSKEKRDLRSLKKRLDTCCSAKEAVADPFFSSLFIDHQ; encoded by the exons ATGGCGAGGAAGATGAATGCGATTGGGGTTATTCATATCCTATCTTCGTCTGATGAAGAGGGAGATGATTATGGTGATGATAGTTCTCCTGTAATACTACTATCCAAGTCGATTAAATATGCTATGGAAgatgaaaatcaaaagaagaacacAGTAATGGGTCGTGACGATGATTGCTTGATTTTGGATTTGAATCCATTTGAAGATATACACAAGCTCTCtatcaaagaggaagaagaagccaTGAAGGATGATTCTCTGAAACAAGAAGAATATCTTACTGCTCAATTTGGTCAG AGAATACAATATGCAGAGACAAAATCAGAATGTGTTAAGAAAGAAGATGACATTCTTGGggagaagaaaaagaatcaaGACGAAAATG CTGATAGAAACCGAAAGGTTGAAAATATGCCGGAAGCTGGTTCTAGAGCTAATGGTGCAAGAGCAACTGCTCAGAATAATGGTGGATCCACC AAGAAGAATGTGATATTTAAAAAGGAAAATGCATGCTTCCAAGAGGTTCACTCATTTGAGTTGTTGGAGGAAAGTCCAACACCTAAGCACTTGGGTACAGGGGAAATGAGTGCTACCCTTAGCGGTTATTTAGCTAGACCAAAAGTGAACACCAGATTGGGAAAATGGCTGGTTGCAAAGAATCTGAATTTCAGTTCTGGATCTTGTAGCACGTCAAGTGATATATTTAAGACTCCGATGACTTCATTGGAGTGTGTCAATGGTGAAAGTCCTAAGATATCGGTGGAGGAAACTCAGGATAAGGTAGCTCGAAAACTCTCATTGGATATTCTTCCTCTACTGACTAGTTCAAGTGGGATCGACAAAGACCCTGAAAAGAGCAATGCAGGGGTGCTTACTATGTTTGATGAAGGTTGTAAAGAAATACAAAAATCAGTTGAAAGGCTTTCTTTGGCGCAACGCCTGTCCTTTTTGGACGATAATCACCAGAATCCATTTACGTTGCTGCTAAGAGCTTGCAAGCAGTCTGCTCCTTCCACATTATTGGACTTGTTCTCCCAATACTG TGACCCTGGTAGTATAGAGAAGATTGGTGAGGGAACATTTGGAGAAGCCTTCAGGGCTGGTGGGAGGGTCTGCAAAGTAGTGCCTATCGACGGTGATTTAGTGAATGGGTTTGTACAAAAG AAATCCATAGAATTGCTCGAGGAGGTATTGCTTTCATGGGCTCTGAATAGTCTAAAAGGTCAAGAAGCCGATTTGGACAACACATGCACAACCTTCATTGAGACAGTAGA TGTACGAGTTTGTCAAGGTGTATATGATGCTTCCCTCATAAAAGCAAGGGAAGATTGGGTTGTAAGACATAACTTGGAAAACGATCACCCGAACGAATTTTCAGGGGAACAG TGCTATGTTGTGTTTGTCCTAGCATATGGTGGTGAGGACCTTGAAAGCTTTGTGCTCTCAAATTTTCACGAAGTCCAGAGCTTATTGGTTCAG GTTGCAGCTGCCTTAGCTGTGGCAGAAGCTGCTTATGAATTTGAACATCGAGATCTCCACTG GGGAAATATCCTTTTAACTCGAAGGGGAGTTGAAACAGTAAAATTTGTTCTCGAGGGAAGACAAATGCGGGCAAGAACGTTTGGATTGTCCATATCAATAATTGATTTCACACTTTCCCGAATCAATACCG GAGAAGCTATACATTATCTTGACCTATCTAATGATCCAGAACTGTTTAAAGGTCCTAGAGGTTGTAAACAG TCAGAAACATATAGGAAGATGAGGGAGGTTACTGAGGAGTGCTGGGAAGGAAG CTTCCCCAAGACAAATGTGTTATGGCTGCAGTACCTGGTTGACATTTTGCTGCAGAAAAAATCATTT GGTCAAACTTCGAAGGAAAAAAGGGATCTTCGATCACTGAAGAAACGGTTAGACACATGCTGTTCTGCCAAAGAAGCAGTTGCTGATCCTTTCTTCAGCAGCTTGTTCATTGATCATCAATAA